From a single Cupriavidus taiwanensis LMG 19424 genomic region:
- a CDS encoding 3-hydroxyacyl-CoA dehydrogenase/enoyl-CoA hydratase family protein, protein MSNFIVKKVAVLGAGVMGAQIAAHLINARVPVVLFDLPAKEGPKNGIALRAIENLKKLSPAPLGIKDEAGLIQAANYEDDIALLKECDLVIEAIAERMDWKHDLYKKVAPHLASHAIFATNTSGLSITALSDGFDDSLKSRFCGVHFFNPPRYMHLVELIPTATTQPEILDQLEAFLTTTLGKGVVRAKDTPNFIANRVGIFSILAVFAEAEKFGIPFDVVDDLTGSKLGRAKSATFRTADVVGLDTMAHVIKTMQDNLHDDPFAPVYKTPAVLKGLVDAGALGQKTGAGFYKKEGKAIKVLDAKTGQYVDAGKKADEIVVRMLKKEPAERIKLLRESTNPQAQFLWAVFRDVFHYIAVYLEQIAGSAADIDLAIRWGFGWNSGPFEDWQSAGWKQVAEWVKEDVESGKALSAAPLPAWVFDGPVAERQGVHAAEGSWSPATQSFVARSTLPVYRRQVFRAALKGTEAVDPRKAGRTVEENDAVRIWVSEGQDDVLVVSFKSKMNTIGPDVIDGLTRAIDLAEAQYKGLVVWQPTSLQLGAPGGPFSAGANLEAAMPAFMMGGAKGIEPFVKKFQDGMMRVKYASVPVVSAASGIALGGGCELMLHSAARVAALETYVGLVEVGVGLVPAGGGLKEAALAAARAAQAAGSTNYLQFLTGRFQSAAMAKVSASALEARQMGYLQPSDRIVFNVHELLHVAQNEVRALADAGYRAPLPALIPVAGRSGIATIKASLVNMRDGGFISAHDFLIATRIAEVVCGGDVEAGSLVSEDWLLALERKAFVDLLGTAKTQERIMGMLQTGKPVRN, encoded by the coding sequence ATGTCCAATTTCATCGTCAAGAAAGTCGCCGTGCTGGGTGCCGGCGTCATGGGGGCGCAGATCGCCGCCCACCTGATCAACGCGCGCGTGCCCGTGGTGCTGTTCGACCTTCCCGCCAAGGAAGGCCCCAAGAACGGCATCGCGCTGCGCGCCATCGAGAACCTGAAGAAGCTGTCGCCCGCGCCGCTGGGCATCAAGGACGAGGCCGGCCTGATCCAGGCGGCCAACTACGAAGACGATATCGCGCTGCTCAAGGAGTGCGACCTGGTGATCGAGGCGATCGCCGAGCGCATGGACTGGAAGCATGACCTGTACAAGAAGGTCGCGCCGCACCTGGCCTCGCACGCGATCTTCGCGACCAACACGTCGGGGCTATCGATCACCGCGCTGTCCGACGGGTTTGACGATAGCCTGAAGTCCCGCTTCTGCGGCGTGCACTTCTTCAATCCGCCGCGCTACATGCACCTGGTCGAGCTGATCCCGACCGCGACCACGCAGCCGGAGATCCTCGACCAGCTGGAAGCCTTCCTGACCACCACGCTCGGCAAGGGCGTGGTGCGCGCCAAGGACACGCCCAACTTCATCGCCAACCGCGTCGGCATCTTCTCGATCCTGGCGGTGTTCGCCGAGGCCGAGAAGTTCGGCATCCCGTTCGACGTGGTCGACGACCTGACCGGGTCCAAGCTGGGCCGAGCCAAGTCCGCCACCTTCCGCACCGCTGACGTGGTCGGCCTGGACACCATGGCGCACGTGATCAAGACCATGCAGGACAACCTGCACGACGACCCGTTCGCGCCGGTGTACAAGACCCCGGCCGTGCTCAAGGGCCTGGTCGACGCGGGCGCGCTGGGCCAGAAGACCGGCGCCGGTTTCTACAAGAAGGAAGGCAAGGCCATCAAGGTGCTCGACGCCAAGACCGGCCAGTATGTCGACGCAGGCAAGAAGGCCGACGAAATCGTCGTGCGCATGCTGAAGAAGGAACCGGCCGAGCGCATCAAGCTGCTGCGTGAATCGACCAACCCGCAGGCGCAGTTCCTGTGGGCGGTGTTCCGCGACGTGTTCCACTACATCGCCGTGTACCTGGAGCAGATCGCCGGTTCCGCCGCCGATATCGACCTGGCGATCCGCTGGGGTTTCGGCTGGAACTCGGGTCCGTTCGAGGACTGGCAGTCTGCGGGCTGGAAGCAGGTGGCCGAGTGGGTGAAGGAAGACGTGGAAAGCGGCAAGGCGCTGTCGGCCGCGCCGCTGCCGGCATGGGTCTTTGACGGCCCCGTCGCCGAGCGCCAGGGCGTGCATGCCGCAGAAGGCTCGTGGTCGCCCGCGACGCAGTCGTTCGTCGCGCGCAGCACGCTGCCGGTGTACCGGCGCCAGGTGTTCCGTGCCGCGTTGAAGGGCACCGAAGCCGTCGATCCGCGCAAGGCGGGGCGCACCGTCGAGGAAAACGATGCCGTGCGCATCTGGGTCAGCGAAGGCCAGGACGACGTGCTGGTGGTCTCGTTCAAGAGCAAGATGAACACCATCGGCCCGGACGTGATCGACGGCCTGACCCGTGCCATCGACCTTGCCGAAGCCCAGTACAAGGGCCTGGTGGTGTGGCAGCCGACTTCGCTGCAGCTCGGCGCGCCGGGCGGCCCGTTCTCCGCCGGCGCCAACCTGGAAGCGGCGATGCCGGCCTTCATGATGGGCGGTGCCAAGGGCATCGAGCCCTTCGTGAAGAAATTCCAGGACGGCATGATGCGCGTGAAGTACGCCTCGGTGCCGGTGGTGTCGGCGGCGTCCGGCATCGCGCTGGGCGGCGGTTGCGAACTGATGCTGCATTCGGCCGCGCGCGTGGCTGCGCTGGAAACGTACGTGGGCCTGGTCGAGGTCGGCGTGGGGCTGGTCCCCGCCGGCGGCGGCCTGAAGGAAGCCGCGCTGGCCGCGGCACGCGCCGCGCAGGCGGCAGGCAGCACCAACTACCTGCAATTCCTGACCGGCCGCTTCCAGAGCGCGGCCATGGCCAAGGTCTCCGCATCGGCGCTAGAAGCGCGCCAGATGGGCTACCTGCAGCCGTCCGACCGGATCGTCTTCAACGTGCACGAACTGCTGCACGTGGCGCAGAACGAAGTGCGCGCGCTGGCCGATGCCGGCTACCGTGCGCCGCTGCCGGCACTGATCCCGGTGGCTGGCCGCTCGGGCATCGCCACCATCAAGGCGTCGCTGGTCAATATGCGCGACGGCGGCTTTATCTCGGCGCATGACTTCCTGATCGCCACCCGCATCGCGGAAGTGGTGTGCGGCGGCGACGTCGAGGCCGGCTCGCTGGTCAGCGAAGACTGGCTGCTGGCGCTGGAGCGCAAGGCCTTCGTCGACCTGCTCGGCACCGCCAAGACGCAGGAGCGCATCATGGGCATGCTGCAGACCGGCAAGCCGGTGCGTAACTAA
- a CDS encoding acyl-CoA dehydrogenase C-terminal domain-containing protein — MGQYTAPLRDMQFVLHELLGAEAELKAMPPHADIDADTINQVIEEAGKFCSDVVFPLNQVGDREGCTYVGDGVVKAPTGFKEAYQQYVEAGWPALACDPAFGGQGLPIVVNNVVYEMLNSANQAWTMYPGLSHGAYEALHAHGTPELQQTYLPKLVSGVWTGTMCLTEPHCGTDLGILRSKAEPQADGSYRITGTKIFISAGEHDLAENIIHLVLARLPDAPAGTKGISLFVVPKFIPDASGNPGERNGIQCGSIEHKMGIHGNATCVMNLDGARGWMVGEPNKGLNAMFVMMNAARLGVGAQGLGLTEVAYQNSVAYAKDRLQMRSLTGPKAPEKAADPIIVHPDVRRMLLTQRAYAEGGRAFSYWTALQIDRELSHPDEAVRKQAGDLVALLTPVIKAFLTDNAFTSTNEGMQVFGGHGYISEWGMEQYVRDARINMIYEGTNTIQALDLLGRKILGDMGAKMKAFGKIVQEFVEAEGTNEAMQEFINPLADLGDKVQKLTMEIGMKAMGNADEVGAAAVPYLRVVGHLVFAYFWARMAKIALEKQGSGDKFYTAKLATARFYFAKLLPETAAEIRKARAGSASLMALDADLF; from the coding sequence ATGGGCCAGTACACCGCACCGTTGCGCGACATGCAGTTCGTGCTCCATGAACTGCTCGGCGCCGAAGCCGAACTCAAGGCGATGCCGCCGCACGCGGACATCGACGCGGACACCATCAACCAGGTCATCGAGGAAGCCGGCAAGTTCTGCTCGGACGTGGTGTTCCCGCTCAACCAGGTGGGCGACCGCGAAGGCTGCACCTACGTCGGCGACGGCGTGGTCAAGGCCCCCACCGGCTTCAAGGAAGCCTACCAGCAGTACGTCGAGGCCGGCTGGCCGGCGCTGGCGTGCGATCCGGCCTTTGGCGGCCAGGGCCTGCCGATCGTGGTCAACAACGTGGTCTACGAGATGCTGAACTCGGCCAACCAGGCCTGGACCATGTACCCCGGCCTGTCGCACGGCGCCTATGAGGCCCTGCACGCACACGGCACGCCCGAGCTGCAGCAGACCTACCTGCCCAAGCTGGTGTCCGGCGTGTGGACCGGCACCATGTGCCTGACCGAGCCGCATTGCGGCACCGACCTGGGCATCCTGCGCAGCAAGGCCGAGCCGCAGGCCGACGGCTCGTACCGGATCACCGGCACCAAGATTTTCATCTCCGCCGGCGAGCACGACCTGGCCGAGAACATCATCCACCTGGTGCTGGCGCGCCTGCCGGACGCGCCCGCCGGCACCAAGGGCATCTCGCTGTTCGTGGTGCCGAAGTTCATTCCCGATGCCAGCGGCAACCCGGGCGAGCGCAACGGCATCCAGTGCGGCTCGATCGAGCACAAGATGGGCATCCACGGCAACGCCACCTGCGTGATGAACCTGGACGGCGCGCGCGGCTGGATGGTGGGCGAGCCCAACAAGGGCCTGAACGCCATGTTCGTGATGATGAACGCCGCGCGCCTGGGTGTCGGCGCTCAGGGCCTGGGCCTGACCGAGGTGGCGTACCAGAACTCGGTCGCCTACGCCAAGGACCGCCTGCAGATGCGGTCGCTGACCGGCCCGAAGGCGCCCGAGAAGGCCGCCGACCCGATCATCGTGCATCCCGACGTGCGCCGCATGCTGCTGACCCAGCGCGCCTACGCCGAAGGCGGCCGCGCCTTCAGCTACTGGACCGCGCTGCAGATCGACCGCGAGCTGTCGCACCCGGACGAGGCGGTGCGCAAGCAGGCCGGCGACCTGGTCGCGCTGCTGACGCCGGTGATCAAGGCCTTCCTGACCGACAACGCCTTCACCTCGACCAACGAGGGCATGCAGGTGTTCGGCGGCCACGGCTACATCTCCGAATGGGGCATGGAGCAATACGTGCGCGACGCCCGCATCAACATGATCTACGAAGGCACCAACACCATCCAGGCGCTGGACCTGCTGGGCCGCAAGATCCTGGGCGACATGGGCGCGAAGATGAAGGCCTTCGGCAAGATCGTTCAGGAGTTCGTCGAAGCCGAAGGCACCAACGAAGCCATGCAGGAATTCATCAACCCGCTGGCCGACCTGGGCGACAAGGTGCAGAAGCTGACCATGGAAATCGGCATGAAGGCGATGGGCAACGCCGACGAAGTCGGCGCCGCCGCGGTGCCGTACCTGCGTGTGGTAGGCCACCTGGTGTTCGCGTACTTCTGGGCCCGCATGGCCAAGATCGCGCTGGAGAAGCAGGGCAGTGGCGACAAGTTCTATACCGCCAAGCTGGCCACGGCGCGCTTCTACTTTGCCAAGCTGCTGCCCGAGACGGCCGCAGAGATCCGCAAGGCGCGCGCGGGGTCGGCGTCGCTGATGGCGCTGGACGCGGATCTGTTCTGA
- a CDS encoding acyl-CoA thioesterase — protein sequence MNAPHTVPALPAGKNPALRVVPMPADANVHGDVFGGWIMSQVDIAGSIPAVERAQGRVATVAVNSFLFKHPVFVGDLVSFYADIVKTGRTSITVAVEVYAQRMRHSNEIVKVTEATLTYVATDESRQPRVLPTA from the coding sequence ATGAACGCTCCCCATACCGTCCCCGCCCTGCCCGCCGGCAAGAACCCCGCGCTGCGCGTGGTGCCGATGCCCGCCGACGCCAACGTGCACGGCGATGTGTTCGGCGGCTGGATCATGTCGCAGGTGGATATCGCCGGCTCGATCCCGGCGGTCGAGCGCGCCCAGGGACGCGTGGCGACCGTGGCGGTGAATTCCTTCCTGTTCAAGCACCCGGTGTTCGTCGGCGACCTGGTGAGTTTCTACGCCGATATCGTCAAGACCGGGCGTACCTCGATCACCGTTGCGGTGGAGGTCTATGCGCAGCGCATGCGGCATAGCAATGAGATCGTCAAGGTGACGGAGGCGACCCTGACGTATGTGGCGACGGATGAGTCGCGGCAGCCCCGGGTGTTGCCGACGGCTTGA
- a CDS encoding acetyl-CoA C-acyltransferase, with amino-acid sequence MMKQLQDAYIVAATRSPIGKAPKGAFKNTRPDDLLATILKAAVAQVPNLDPKLIEDAIVGCAIPEAQQGLNVARIGALLSGLPNTVGGITVNRFCASGVSAVAMAADRIRVGESDVMIAAGVESMSMVPMMGNSPSMSPEIFTRDENVGIAYGMGLTAEKVAQQWKVSREDQDAFSLASHQKAIAAQQAGEFKDEITPIEIVERFPDLASGQVSVKTRTISLDEGPRPETSLEGLGKLRPVFANKGSVTAGNSSQTSDGAGALILVSEKILKQFNLVPLARFVSFAVRGVPPEIMGIGPKEAIPAALKAAGLTQDQIDWIELNEAFAAQSLAVMRDLDLDPARVNRMGGAIALGHPLGATGAIRSATVVHALRRHNLKYGMVTMCVGTGMGAAGIFERV; translated from the coding sequence ATCATGAAACAACTGCAAGACGCATATATCGTTGCGGCCACCCGCTCGCCGATCGGCAAGGCGCCCAAGGGCGCGTTCAAGAACACGCGCCCGGACGACCTGCTGGCCACCATCCTGAAGGCCGCGGTGGCACAGGTGCCGAACCTGGACCCGAAGCTGATCGAGGACGCCATCGTCGGCTGCGCCATTCCCGAGGCGCAGCAAGGCCTGAACGTGGCGCGCATCGGCGCGCTGCTGTCGGGCCTGCCGAATACCGTGGGCGGCATCACCGTCAACCGCTTCTGCGCTTCGGGCGTGAGCGCGGTGGCGATGGCGGCCGACCGCATCCGCGTGGGCGAGTCCGACGTGATGATCGCCGCCGGCGTGGAATCGATGAGCATGGTGCCGATGATGGGCAACTCGCCGTCGATGTCGCCGGAGATCTTCACCCGCGACGAGAACGTGGGCATTGCCTACGGCATGGGCCTGACCGCCGAGAAGGTGGCGCAGCAGTGGAAGGTCAGCCGCGAGGACCAAGATGCGTTCTCGCTGGCCTCGCACCAGAAGGCCATCGCGGCGCAGCAGGCCGGTGAGTTCAAGGACGAGATCACACCGATCGAGATCGTCGAGCGCTTCCCCGACCTCGCCAGCGGCCAGGTCAGCGTGAAGACGCGCACGATCTCGCTGGACGAAGGTCCGCGCCCCGAAACCTCGCTGGAAGGCCTGGGCAAGCTGCGCCCGGTGTTTGCCAACAAGGGCAGCGTGACCGCCGGCAACAGCTCGCAGACCTCGGACGGCGCCGGCGCGCTGATCCTGGTCTCGGAGAAGATCCTCAAGCAGTTCAACCTTGTGCCGCTGGCGCGCTTCGTCTCGTTCGCGGTGCGCGGCGTGCCGCCCGAGATCATGGGCATCGGCCCGAAGGAAGCGATCCCAGCGGCGCTGAAGGCGGCAGGCCTGACGCAGGACCAGATCGACTGGATCGAGCTGAACGAAGCGTTCGCCGCGCAGTCGCTGGCGGTGATGCGAGACCTGGATCTCGATCCGGCCCGGGTCAACCGCATGGGCGGCGCGATCGCGCTGGGCCATCCGCTGGGGGCCACCGGTGCGATCCGCTCGGCCACGGTGGTGCACGCGCTGCGCCGCCACAACCTGAAGTACGGCATGGTCACCATGTGCGTCGGCACGGGCATGGGCGCCGCAGGTATTTTCGAGCGCGTCTAA
- a CDS encoding enoyl-CoA hydratase: protein MSIRTSIEQGILTLEFDRIDKKNAITAAMYQSLADALRAAQTDPAVRAILLRGKPKVFTAGNDLEDFMQRPPSGGEGAEAAPVFQFLYQISHASKPVVAAVSGAAVGVGTTMLLHCDLVYASDTAKLSLPFVQLGLCPEAASSLLLPRLVGYQRAAEKLMLGEAFSAQEALEIGLVTRVLPVAELHDFALAQARKLAALPASSLRETKLLMKAGAMAEVEKQMADEGAVFRRMLVAPEAKEAFSAFFEKRKPDFMKFV from the coding sequence ATGAGCATCCGTACCAGCATCGAGCAGGGCATCCTGACGCTCGAATTCGACCGCATCGACAAGAAGAACGCCATCACCGCGGCGATGTACCAGTCGCTGGCCGACGCGCTGCGCGCGGCCCAGACCGATCCGGCCGTGCGCGCCATCCTGTTGCGCGGCAAACCTAAAGTCTTCACTGCCGGCAATGACCTCGAAGATTTCATGCAGCGCCCGCCCAGCGGGGGCGAGGGCGCCGAAGCCGCCCCGGTGTTCCAGTTCCTGTACCAGATCAGCCATGCCAGCAAGCCGGTGGTCGCCGCGGTCAGCGGCGCCGCGGTGGGCGTGGGCACCACCATGCTGCTGCACTGCGACCTGGTCTATGCATCCGACACCGCCAAGCTGTCGCTGCCGTTCGTGCAGCTCGGGCTGTGCCCCGAGGCAGCATCCAGCCTGCTGCTGCCGCGGCTGGTCGGCTACCAGCGCGCGGCCGAGAAGCTGATGCTGGGCGAGGCGTTCAGCGCGCAGGAGGCGCTGGAGATCGGGCTGGTGACACGGGTGCTGCCGGTGGCCGAGCTGCATGACTTTGCGCTGGCGCAGGCGCGCAAGCTGGCGGCCCTGCCGGCGTCTTCGCTGCGCGAGACCAAGCTCCTGATGAAGGCCGGCGCGATGGCCGAGGTGGAGAAGCAGATGGCCGACGAGGGCGCGGTGTTCCGGCGCATGCTGGTGGCGCCGGAGGCGAAGGAGGCGTTCAGCGCGTTCTTTGAAAAGCGGAAGCCGGACTTTATGAAGTTTGTGTGA
- a CDS encoding DegV family protein, with translation MQETAILADAACDLPRDVMAQLKVHTIPFRIRAGEHFVADTRDEDALPTLYQQYLVGRQDHYAESIPLLERELEEHLLRNVVAHCDRAILFTIASSRSKLYAHASGAVIGTVARSVRLRKEAGRSGLFDLTVVDTGAIGPGQALIVREAARMAAAGASPQAVREAVETRLRDAAHMFLVPDELLYLYTRARQKGEGSITWGRYAMGSAFNIRPVVRMHRGHTEAIAKARGSEEGARRVLQHAEQCIRGGDLMVPTISVCHAGPLDAVRAMPAFQSLARTARDQGVELMLAPMSLTVALNVGARAFGLSYLAESPPPFE, from the coding sequence ATGCAGGAGACAGCCATCCTGGCCGATGCCGCGTGCGATTTGCCTCGCGACGTCATGGCCCAGCTGAAGGTCCACACGATTCCGTTCCGCATCCGCGCGGGCGAGCATTTCGTCGCCGATACGCGCGACGAGGACGCGCTGCCCACGCTCTACCAGCAATACCTGGTCGGCCGCCAGGACCACTACGCCGAATCGATCCCGCTGCTGGAACGCGAGCTGGAAGAACACCTGCTGCGCAACGTGGTGGCCCACTGCGACCGCGCCATCCTGTTCACCATCGCCAGTTCGCGCAGCAAGCTGTATGCGCATGCGAGCGGCGCGGTGATCGGCACCGTGGCGCGCAGCGTGCGCCTGCGCAAGGAAGCGGGACGCTCGGGACTGTTCGACCTGACCGTGGTCGACACCGGCGCGATCGGTCCGGGCCAGGCGCTGATCGTGCGCGAGGCCGCGCGGATGGCCGCCGCGGGCGCCAGCCCGCAAGCGGTGCGGGAAGCGGTCGAGACGCGCCTGCGCGATGCCGCCCACATGTTCCTGGTGCCCGACGAGCTGCTCTACCTGTACACGCGCGCGCGCCAGAAGGGCGAGGGCAGCATCACCTGGGGCCGCTATGCGATGGGCAGCGCGTTCAATATTCGCCCGGTGGTGCGCATGCACCGCGGGCACACCGAGGCCATCGCCAAGGCACGCGGCTCCGAGGAGGGCGCGCGCCGCGTGCTGCAGCATGCCGAGCAGTGCATCCGCGGCGGCGACCTGATGGTGCCAACGATCTCGGTCTGCCATGCCGGCCCGCTCGACGCCGTGCGCGCGATGCCGGCATTCCAGTCGCTGGCGCGCACCGCGCGCGACCAGGGCGTCGAGCTGATGCTGGCGCCGATGAGCCTGACGGTGGCACTGAATGTCGGCGCGCGCGCGTTCGGGCTCAGCTATCTCGCCGAGTCGCCGCCGCCTTTCGAATAA
- a CDS encoding ABC transporter substrate-binding protein, whose protein sequence is MPKSRAAQVLPGVFTAATEGAGHAGARPAPAAARRRLLKLGAMLGTSLVLSTSFAGAAHAQAASTRVRFQLDWRFEGPAALFLLGEQKGYYKAEKLEVAIDAGNGSGNVVNRVASGTYDMGFADMSSVMEFYGNNPDAKNKPVAVMMVYNNTPAAILALKKSGIRAPKDLAGKRMGAPVFDAGRRAFPIFAKANGLQASSFNWQAMDPTLRETMLVRGDLDAITGFSFTSILNLNARGVKDEDIVVLPYPQFGVKLYGNAVIASEAFIRQNPEAVKAFLRAFSKSARDVIARPEEGIRALKARDGIIDEKLETRRLKLALDSVVRSPDAKAEGFGRVSKPRLSLMASQVADAFGTKGRINADALWTDAYLPSAAELDVLR, encoded by the coding sequence ATGCCCAAATCCCGCGCTGCGCAAGTGTTGCCCGGCGTTTTCACGGCTGCCACCGAAGGCGCTGGCCATGCCGGTGCGCGTCCGGCCCCCGCCGCGGCACGCCGCCGCCTGCTGAAGCTGGGCGCCATGCTCGGCACCAGCCTGGTGCTGTCGACATCATTCGCCGGCGCGGCCCACGCGCAGGCTGCGTCCACCAGGGTCCGGTTCCAGCTCGACTGGCGCTTCGAAGGGCCGGCGGCGCTGTTCCTGCTCGGCGAGCAGAAGGGCTACTACAAGGCCGAGAAGCTGGAGGTCGCGATCGATGCCGGCAACGGCTCGGGCAACGTGGTCAATCGCGTGGCCTCGGGCACCTATGACATGGGCTTCGCCGACATGTCGTCGGTGATGGAGTTCTACGGCAACAACCCGGACGCGAAGAACAAGCCGGTGGCCGTGATGATGGTCTACAACAACACGCCCGCGGCCATCCTGGCGCTGAAGAAGTCGGGCATCCGCGCACCCAAGGACCTGGCCGGCAAGCGCATGGGCGCGCCGGTATTCGACGCCGGCCGCCGCGCCTTCCCGATCTTCGCGAAGGCCAACGGCCTGCAGGCGTCGTCCTTCAACTGGCAGGCGATGGACCCGACGCTGCGCGAAACCATGCTGGTGCGCGGCGACCTCGATGCCATCACCGGGTTTTCGTTCACGTCGATCCTGAACCTGAACGCGCGCGGCGTGAAGGACGAGGACATCGTGGTGCTGCCGTACCCGCAGTTTGGCGTGAAGCTGTACGGCAACGCGGTGATCGCGTCCGAGGCCTTCATCAGGCAGAACCCCGAGGCGGTGAAGGCGTTCCTGCGCGCCTTCAGCAAGTCGGCGCGCGACGTGATCGCCCGTCCGGAAGAGGGCATCCGCGCGCTCAAGGCGCGCGACGGCATCATTGACGAGAAGCTGGAAACGCGCCGGCTGAAGCTGGCGCTGGACAGCGTGGTACGTTCCCCCGACGCGAAGGCCGAGGGCTTTGGCCGCGTCAGCAAGCCGCGCCTGTCGCTGATGGCCTCGCAGGTGGCCGATGCCTTCGGCACCAAGGGCCGCATCAACGCCGATGCGCTGTGGACCGACGCGTACCTGCCGAGCGCGGCCGAACTGGATGTGCTGCGATGA
- a CDS encoding ABCB family ABC transporter ATP-binding protein/permease has product MRRYSTTAEQAPDPASVKLFPGQRAPRSDWQTVRNLLPYVWHYKWRVMLALACLVAAKVANLGVPVLMKRLIDSMNITAGDPRALLAVPVGLIVAYGMLRLSATLFTELREILFSKVTQSAVREIALQVFRHLHALSLRFHLDRQTGGMSRDIERGTRGIQSLISYSLYSILPTLVEMALVIGFFILHYDIWFAAITGCALVGYIVFTIVVTEWRTHFRRRMNELDSRANQKAIDSLLNFETVKYFGNEAYEAQRYDENLRKYRTAAIRSQNSLSFLNFGQQAIIAIGLILILWRATVGVVDGKLTLGDLVLVNTLMIQLYIPLNFLGVIYREIKQATTDMDRMFVLLGTHQEVADAPGAPPLRVSGAQVRFRDVRFGYEPDRTILDGVDFTIAAGTTTAVVGHSGSGKSTLARLLFRFYDVGGGAIEIDGQDIRAITQDSLRRAIGIVPQDTVLFNDSIYYNIAYGRPDATRDEVIAAAQAAQIDAFIRELPQGYDTPVGERGLKLSGGEKQRVAIARTLLKNPPVLVFDEATSALDSRTEQAIQAELMRLAQNRTTLLIAHRLSTVVHADQILVMDHGRIVERGTHAQLMRAGGRYAGMWDIQARAAARGGDAIGADALALDVGDATQDA; this is encoded by the coding sequence ATGCGCCGCTATTCCACGACCGCCGAGCAGGCCCCCGACCCGGCCTCGGTGAAGCTCTTTCCCGGCCAGCGCGCCCCCCGCAGCGACTGGCAGACCGTACGCAACCTGCTGCCCTATGTCTGGCACTACAAGTGGCGGGTGATGCTGGCGCTGGCCTGCCTGGTGGCGGCCAAGGTGGCCAACCTGGGCGTGCCGGTGCTGATGAAGCGGCTGATCGACAGCATGAACATCACGGCCGGCGATCCGCGCGCGTTGCTGGCGGTGCCGGTCGGGCTGATCGTCGCCTACGGCATGTTGCGCCTGTCCGCGACGCTGTTCACCGAGTTGCGCGAAATCCTCTTTTCCAAGGTCACGCAGAGCGCCGTGCGCGAGATTGCGCTGCAGGTGTTCCGGCACCTGCATGCGCTGTCGCTGCGCTTCCACCTGGACCGCCAGACCGGCGGCATGAGCCGGGACATCGAGCGCGGCACGCGCGGCATCCAGTCTCTGATTTCGTATTCGCTGTACAGCATCCTGCCCACGCTGGTGGAGATGGCGCTGGTGATCGGCTTCTTCATCCTGCACTACGACATCTGGTTCGCCGCCATCACTGGTTGCGCGCTGGTGGGCTATATCGTCTTCACCATCGTGGTGACGGAATGGCGCACGCACTTCCGCCGCCGCATGAACGAACTCGATTCGCGCGCCAACCAGAAGGCGATCGATTCGCTGCTGAACTTCGAAACCGTCAAGTACTTCGGCAACGAAGCCTACGAGGCGCAACGCTATGACGAGAACCTGCGCAAGTACCGCACCGCGGCGATCCGCTCGCAGAACTCGCTGTCGTTCCTGAACTTCGGCCAGCAGGCCATCATCGCCATCGGCCTGATCCTGATCCTGTGGCGCGCCACGGTGGGCGTGGTCGACGGCAAGCTCACGCTGGGCGACCTGGTGCTGGTCAACACGCTGATGATCCAGCTCTATATCCCGCTGAACTTCCTCGGCGTGATCTACCGCGAGATCAAGCAGGCCACCACCGACATGGACCGCATGTTCGTGCTGCTGGGCACGCACCAGGAGGTGGCCGACGCGCCGGGCGCGCCGCCGCTGCGGGTCAGCGGGGCGCAGGTGCGCTTCCGCGACGTGCGTTTCGGCTACGAGCCGGACCGCACCATCCTGGACGGGGTCGACTTCACCATCGCCGCCGGCACCACCACCGCGGTGGTGGGCCACAGCGGCTCGGGCAAGTCGACGCTGGCGCGGCTGCTGTTCCGCTTCTACGACGTGGGCGGGGGCGCGATCGAGATCGACGGCCAGGATATCCGCGCCATCACCCAGGACAGCCTGCGTCGCGCCATCGGCATCGTGCCGCAGGACACCGTGCTGTTCAACGACAGCATCTACTACAACATCGCCTACGGCCGCCCGGACGCGACCCGCGACGAAGTCATCGCCGCGGCGCAGGCGGCGCAGATCGATGCCTTTATCCGCGAGCTGCCGCAGGGCTATGACACGCCCGTGGGCGAGCGCGGCCTGAAGCTGTCCGGCGGCGAGAAGCAGCGCGTGGCGATCGCGCGCACGCTGCTGAAGAACCCGCCGGTGCTGGTGTTCGACGAGGCGACTTCCGCGCTGGATTCGCGCACCGAGCAGGCGATCCAGGCCGAGCTGATGCGCCTGGCGCAGAACCGCACCACGCTGCTGATCGCGCACCGGCTCTCCACCGTGGTCCATGCCGACCAGATCCTGGTGATGGACCACGGCCGCATCGTCGAGCGCGGCACGCATGCGCAGCTGATGCGCGCGGGCGGGCGCTATGCCGGGATGTGGGACATCCAGGCGCGCGCCGCCGCCAGGGGCGGCGATGCCATCGGCGCGGACGCGCTGGCGCTCGACGTGGGCGACGCCACGCAGGACGCCTGA